From Dyadobacter subterraneus, the proteins below share one genomic window:
- the tnpC gene encoding IS66 family transposase, translating to MPYLRVMEDTATDYKLLYEQALAAHKKSLELISEKDQQIQELNFELDKYKRYIFGKKNEKLAGVHTDVNQIDLFELGTVQHQQEELSEQAVEVVKEKAPAKKREKGAGRMALPENLRREIIIIEPTEDVTGCTIIGEEVTEVLDLIPAEFYVKRYIRYKYAHANGEGIITASLPDRVIEKGIPSEAVIAQMVVDKYVFGLPLHRQIDKYRRLGVNVPASTASDWIMKGWQHLAPLWELLKLLVLNQKYLQADETPLKVLDRDHKNGIHQGYIWIYNAPCDKLTLFDYQKGRDQSGPKQMLEGYAGILQVDGYSVYEKLFGNDPDILLVYCMAHARRKFVDALKYDKERSTYVLERMQVLYALEQQMREEKLDWEEKTKLRQEKSVPVLLELKEWMTHQLPLVIPKSPLGQAIAYSLSRWEGLSAYALHGQIEIDNNLAENAIRPIAIGYG from the coding sequence ATGCCTTATCTTCGGGTAATGGAAGATACAGCGACGGACTATAAATTACTCTATGAGCAGGCACTTGCCGCGCATAAAAAGTCGCTGGAATTAATATCCGAAAAGGATCAGCAGATCCAGGAGCTGAACTTTGAACTTGATAAATACAAGCGGTACATATTCGGAAAAAAGAATGAGAAACTGGCCGGCGTCCACACGGACGTAAACCAGATCGACCTCTTTGAACTGGGTACCGTCCAACATCAGCAGGAAGAGCTTTCCGAGCAGGCAGTTGAAGTTGTAAAGGAAAAAGCGCCAGCTAAAAAACGTGAAAAAGGAGCAGGCCGAATGGCGCTTCCGGAAAACCTACGCCGTGAAATTATTATCATTGAACCCACAGAAGATGTTACCGGCTGCACTATCATCGGAGAAGAAGTCACAGAGGTTTTGGATCTGATTCCTGCTGAGTTCTATGTAAAGCGATATATCCGTTACAAATATGCCCATGCTAATGGTGAGGGCATTATAACCGCATCACTTCCGGATCGTGTGATCGAAAAGGGTATCCCTTCCGAAGCGGTCATTGCCCAAATGGTTGTAGACAAATATGTATTTGGCCTTCCACTTCACCGCCAGATTGACAAGTACAGGCGGTTAGGAGTAAATGTTCCTGCTTCCACCGCTTCTGACTGGATCATGAAGGGATGGCAGCATTTAGCTCCATTATGGGAGCTATTAAAACTCCTGGTTCTCAACCAGAAATATTTGCAGGCCGACGAAACACCATTGAAGGTACTTGACAGAGATCATAAAAATGGTATCCATCAAGGCTATATTTGGATATATAATGCCCCTTGTGATAAACTGACGCTGTTTGATTACCAGAAAGGCCGAGACCAAAGCGGTCCTAAACAGATGCTGGAAGGATATGCCGGTATATTGCAAGTGGACGGTTATTCCGTCTACGAAAAGCTTTTTGGTAATGATCCGGATATTCTTTTGGTCTACTGTATGGCTCATGCCCGCCGCAAATTCGTAGACGCCCTTAAATACGATAAAGAAAGATCGACTTATGTGCTTGAACGCATGCAGGTACTCTACGCTCTCGAGCAGCAAATGCGGGAAGAAAAATTGGATTGGGAAGAGAAAACAAAGTTGAGACAGGAAAAGTCGGTTCCGGTTCTTTTGGAATTAAAGGAGTGGATGACACACCAGCTTCCGCTAGTTATTCCAAAAAGTCCCCTAGGTCAGGCTATTGCTTACAGCTTATCACGTTGGGAGGGACTGAGTGCTTACGCACTTCACGGGCAAATTGAGATTGATAATAACTTAGCGGAAAATGCCATCAGGCCAATAGCAATTGGTTATGGATAG